In Zingiber officinale cultivar Zhangliang chromosome 1A, Zo_v1.1, whole genome shotgun sequence, a genomic segment contains:
- the LOC122035760 gene encoding cytochrome b561 and DOMON domain-containing protein At5g47530-like: MKQSMMILCLFLSLMVQQYHHRGAAAQRQSCVAESFSGNGLYSSCNSLPYLGASLYWTYHPSNATADVAFRAPQTADGWVAWAINPNASGMLGAQSFLAFPASNGAITLFTTAFSTYALQPSDVKDENLTFAVYDKRAEYGDGYYTIYATLALPANSTRVNTVWQASKQMQDGVPYGHPSGDNELSKTSLDLLSGEVVSAGGNSRLHRKNIHGVLNAISWGILMPIGAMIARYVKVFESADPAWFYLHVVCQFSAYVIGVAGWGLGLKLGSESVGITYHKHRDIAVALFSLATVQVFALLMRPNKEHKYRVYWNVYHHFMGYCIMALGVVNIFKGFDILAPAKKWKHAYAGSIVTLAGIALVLELLTWGVVLKRRWRSSEKPHHGASHGANGYVFSQHQAL; this comes from the exons ATGAAGCAAAGCATGATGATCTTGTGCTTGTTCTTGTCATTAATGGTGCAGCAGTACCACCACCGGGGAGCCGCGGCCCAGAGGCAGAGCTGCGTGGCAGAGAGCTTCTCCGGCAACGGGCTCTACAGCTCCTGCAACTCCCTCCCCTACCTCGGCGCCTCCCTCTACTGGACCTACCATCCGTCCAACGCCACCGCCGACGTCGCCTTCCGCGCCCCGCAGACGGCCGACGGTTGGGTCGCCTGGGCCATCAACCCCAACGCATCCGGCATGCTCGGGGCCCAGTCCTTCCTCGCCTTTCCGGCCTCCAACGGAGCCATCACCCTCTTCACCACCGCCTTCTCCACCTACGCCCTCCAGCCTTCCGACGTCAAGGACGAGAACCTGACCTTCGCCGTCTACGACAAGCGCGCCGAGTACGGCGACGGCTATTACACCATCTACGCTACGCTGGCGCTGCCCGCCAACTCCACCAGGGTGAACACGGTGTGGCAGGCCTCGAAGCAGATGCAGGATGGGGTCCCCTACGGCCACCCCTCCGGCGACAACGAGCTCTCCAAGACTAGCCTCGATCTCCTTTCCGGCGAGGTCGTGTCCGCCGGTGGCAATTCCAGGCTCCACCGTAAGAAC ATTCATGGTGTGTTGAATGCTATAAGTTGGGGGATTTTGATGCCGATCGGAGCCATGATAGCGAGGTACGTGAAGGTGTTCGAATCCGCCGACCCTGCCTGGTTCTATCTCCACGTCGTCTGCCAGTTCTCGGCCTACGTGATCGGGGTCGCCGGATGGGGACTCGGCCTAAAGCTTGGCTCTGAATCTGTAGGGATCACGTACCACAAGCACCGGGACATCGCCGTCGCTCTCTTCAGCCTCGCCACAGTGCAG GTGTTTGCGTTGCTCATGAGACCCAACAAGGAGCACAAGTACAGAGTGTACTGGAACGTCTACCATCATTTCATGGGGTACTGCATCATGGCACTGGGCGTCGTGAACATCTTCAAAGGCTTCGACATCTTGGCACCGGCTAAGAAGTGGAAGCACGCTTACGCCGGTTCCATTGTGACGCTCGCCGGCATCGCCCTGGTTCTTGAACTCCTCACTTGGGGTGTTGTTTTGAAGAGGCGGTGGAGGAGCTCGGAGAAGCCTCACCATGGTGCGAGTCACGGGGCGAACGGCTACGTTTTCAGCCAGCATCAAGCGTTGTAG
- the LOC122035734 gene encoding BTB/POZ domain-containing protein At3g08570-like isoform X2 produces the protein MGAMPDTSLLSPRLCAPISRRIFSDVAGDVTIYVDGQSFLLHKFPLVSRSGKIWKMVVESREPDLSRLELHEVPGGAEAFELAAKFCYGTNFEITASNVAQLRCIAEYLEMTEHYQERNLIVRAEAFLNEVVFQSLEKSLEVLSSSNGLSPIVDEVGIVNRCIDAIAINASKEQLVSGLAHLECDSRSGKLMMHCQDWWVEDLSVLKIDLYRRVIAAMRRTGVRSDTITQSLLHYAQTSLKGIQKRRQAWEFGLDAGDNQRSVVETLVSLLVTENIKSVPLSFLFGILRMAIEVNANFNCRQELERRIGFRLELASLDDLLIPSSQASDLVFDIDTVHRILVNFLRRIEVEDSEESSHSSNESEGLKSPCHSSVLKVGGLMDGYLAEIAPDPHLKLPKFMAIIELLPEYSRVIDDGLYRAIDIYLKSHPSLMESECKKLCKLIDCQKLSQEASNHAAQNDRLPLQMIVRVLYQEQIRLKSTLSASSGDASFSQRLMSSSSVPSGAVSPRDNYASLRRENRELKLEISRMRVRLSELEKEQAFMKRGMTDNRSGEHSRAFFSSISRGIGKIAMFGPAHGKQRKSSRKSQHSDGKSQRRQRKSAS, from the exons ATGGGAGCTATGCCGGACACCTCTTTACTCTCTCCCCGGTTATGTGCACCGATCAGCAGGAG gatattcTCGGACGTTGCTGGGGATGTAACTATTTATGTGGATGGACAATCGTTCCTATTGCACAAG TTCCCTCTGGTTTCACGAAGTGGAAAAATCTGGAAAATGGTAGTTGAATCCAGGGAGCCAGACCTTTCCAGATTAGAGCTTCATGAGGTACCTGGGGGAGCTGAAGCATTTGAACTCGCCGCTAAGTTCTGTTACGGGACTAACTTCGAGATCACGGCGAGTAATGTTGCCCAACTTCGTTGCATTGCCGAGTATCTGGAAATGACTGAACACTATCAAGAACGCAACCTAATTGTCAGAGCAGAGGCGTTCTTAAACGAGGTTGTGTTTCAAAGCCTCGAAAAGTCCCTGGAAGTTTTATCTTCATCTAATGGTTTGTCTCCCATAGTCGACGAGGTCGGTATAGTGAATCGATGCATAGATGCAATCGCAATCAACGCTAGCAAGGAGCAATTGGTTTCTGGTTTAGCTCACTTAGAATGCGATAGCAGATCAGGAAAATTAATGATGCATTGTCAGGACTGGTGGGTGGAAGATCTTTCTGTGCTAAAAATTGATCTTTATCGACGAGTTATCGCTGCAATGAGGAGAACAGGTGTAAGATCAGATACGATCACCCAATCTCTTTTGCATTATGCTCAAACCTCTCTAAAGGGTATTCAAAAACGACGACAGGCTTGGGAGTTTGGCCTTGATGCAGGAGACAATCAGAGATCGGTAGTAGAAACTCTTGTCAGTCTTCTAGTGACTGAGAATATCAAATCTGTTCCTCTCTCCTTCCTTTTTGGAATCTTAAGAATGGCAATAGAGGTCAATGCAAATTTCAATTGTAGGCAGGAACTCGAAAGGAGGATTGGATTTCGACTGGAACTGGCTTCTCTTGATGACTTGCTCATTCCTTCCTCGCAAGCAAGTGATTTGGTGTTCGATATTGATACTGTTCACAGGATACTCGTCAACTTTTTGAGAAGAATTGAGGTAGAAGACTCTGAAGAATCATCACACAGCTCAAATGAATCTGAAGGACTCAAGTCTCCATGTCATAGTTCAGTACTAAAAGTAGGGGGGCTTATGGATGGTTATCTTGCTGAAATTGCGCCCGATCCACACCTAAAACTTCCCAAATTCATGGCGATAATCGAACTCTTACCAGAGTATTCTCGTGTTATCGATGACGGCCTCTATAGGGCCATTGACATATACTTGAAG TCCCATCCGTCGTTAATGGAATCTGAGTGCAAGAAATTGTGCAAGCTCATTGACTGCCAGAAGCTCTCCCAAGAAGCCTCCAACCATGCAGCTCAAAATGACAGACTGCCACTCCAGATGATCGTCCGTGTCCTCTACCAGGAGCAGATACGGCTCAAGTCGACCCTCTCAGCGAGCTCCGGTGATGCATCCTTCTCGCAGAGGTTGATGAGCAGCAGTAGTGTTCCGAGTGGAGCAGTTTCCCCCAGAGACAACTACGCTTCTCTAAGGAGGGAAAACAGAGAGCTCAAGCTAGAAATATCGAGAATGAGAGTGAGACTCAGTGAATTGGAGAAAGAACAAGCATTCATGAAGCGAGGGATGACAGATAACAGGTCGGGAGAACATAGCAGAGCGTTCTTCTCATCCATCTCCAGAGGGATTGGCAAGATCGCAATGTTTGGCCCGGCGCATGGAAAGCAACGGAAAAGCTCGAGAAAGTCGCAACATTCAGACGGAAAGAGCCAGAGACGGCAAAGGAAATCTGCTTCATAA
- the LOC122035734 gene encoding BTB/POZ domain-containing protein At3g08570-like isoform X1 produces MGAMPDTSLLSPRLCAPISRRIFSDVAGDVTIYVDGQSFLLHKVYILKLALQTCLDIVFHNFLFNFCILLSKFPLVSRSGKIWKMVVESREPDLSRLELHEVPGGAEAFELAAKFCYGTNFEITASNVAQLRCIAEYLEMTEHYQERNLIVRAEAFLNEVVFQSLEKSLEVLSSSNGLSPIVDEVGIVNRCIDAIAINASKEQLVSGLAHLECDSRSGKLMMHCQDWWVEDLSVLKIDLYRRVIAAMRRTGVRSDTITQSLLHYAQTSLKGIQKRRQAWEFGLDAGDNQRSVVETLVSLLVTENIKSVPLSFLFGILRMAIEVNANFNCRQELERRIGFRLELASLDDLLIPSSQASDLVFDIDTVHRILVNFLRRIEVEDSEESSHSSNESEGLKSPCHSSVLKVGGLMDGYLAEIAPDPHLKLPKFMAIIELLPEYSRVIDDGLYRAIDIYLKSHPSLMESECKKLCKLIDCQKLSQEASNHAAQNDRLPLQMIVRVLYQEQIRLKSTLSASSGDASFSQRLMSSSSVPSGAVSPRDNYASLRRENRELKLEISRMRVRLSELEKEQAFMKRGMTDNRSGEHSRAFFSSISRGIGKIAMFGPAHGKQRKSSRKSQHSDGKSQRRQRKSAS; encoded by the exons ATGGGAGCTATGCCGGACACCTCTTTACTCTCTCCCCGGTTATGTGCACCGATCAGCAGGAG gatattcTCGGACGTTGCTGGGGATGTAACTATTTATGTGGATGGACAATCGTTCCTATTGCACAAGGTATACATTCTTAAACTGGCTCTGCAGACATGTCTTGATATTGTTTTTCATAACTTCCTTTTCAATTTTTGCATATTGCTGTCCAAGTTCCCTCTGGTTTCACGAAGTGGAAAAATCTGGAAAATGGTAGTTGAATCCAGGGAGCCAGACCTTTCCAGATTAGAGCTTCATGAGGTACCTGGGGGAGCTGAAGCATTTGAACTCGCCGCTAAGTTCTGTTACGGGACTAACTTCGAGATCACGGCGAGTAATGTTGCCCAACTTCGTTGCATTGCCGAGTATCTGGAAATGACTGAACACTATCAAGAACGCAACCTAATTGTCAGAGCAGAGGCGTTCTTAAACGAGGTTGTGTTTCAAAGCCTCGAAAAGTCCCTGGAAGTTTTATCTTCATCTAATGGTTTGTCTCCCATAGTCGACGAGGTCGGTATAGTGAATCGATGCATAGATGCAATCGCAATCAACGCTAGCAAGGAGCAATTGGTTTCTGGTTTAGCTCACTTAGAATGCGATAGCAGATCAGGAAAATTAATGATGCATTGTCAGGACTGGTGGGTGGAAGATCTTTCTGTGCTAAAAATTGATCTTTATCGACGAGTTATCGCTGCAATGAGGAGAACAGGTGTAAGATCAGATACGATCACCCAATCTCTTTTGCATTATGCTCAAACCTCTCTAAAGGGTATTCAAAAACGACGACAGGCTTGGGAGTTTGGCCTTGATGCAGGAGACAATCAGAGATCGGTAGTAGAAACTCTTGTCAGTCTTCTAGTGACTGAGAATATCAAATCTGTTCCTCTCTCCTTCCTTTTTGGAATCTTAAGAATGGCAATAGAGGTCAATGCAAATTTCAATTGTAGGCAGGAACTCGAAAGGAGGATTGGATTTCGACTGGAACTGGCTTCTCTTGATGACTTGCTCATTCCTTCCTCGCAAGCAAGTGATTTGGTGTTCGATATTGATACTGTTCACAGGATACTCGTCAACTTTTTGAGAAGAATTGAGGTAGAAGACTCTGAAGAATCATCACACAGCTCAAATGAATCTGAAGGACTCAAGTCTCCATGTCATAGTTCAGTACTAAAAGTAGGGGGGCTTATGGATGGTTATCTTGCTGAAATTGCGCCCGATCCACACCTAAAACTTCCCAAATTCATGGCGATAATCGAACTCTTACCAGAGTATTCTCGTGTTATCGATGACGGCCTCTATAGGGCCATTGACATATACTTGAAG TCCCATCCGTCGTTAATGGAATCTGAGTGCAAGAAATTGTGCAAGCTCATTGACTGCCAGAAGCTCTCCCAAGAAGCCTCCAACCATGCAGCTCAAAATGACAGACTGCCACTCCAGATGATCGTCCGTGTCCTCTACCAGGAGCAGATACGGCTCAAGTCGACCCTCTCAGCGAGCTCCGGTGATGCATCCTTCTCGCAGAGGTTGATGAGCAGCAGTAGTGTTCCGAGTGGAGCAGTTTCCCCCAGAGACAACTACGCTTCTCTAAGGAGGGAAAACAGAGAGCTCAAGCTAGAAATATCGAGAATGAGAGTGAGACTCAGTGAATTGGAGAAAGAACAAGCATTCATGAAGCGAGGGATGACAGATAACAGGTCGGGAGAACATAGCAGAGCGTTCTTCTCATCCATCTCCAGAGGGATTGGCAAGATCGCAATGTTTGGCCCGGCGCATGGAAAGCAACGGAAAAGCTCGAGAAAGTCGCAACATTCAGACGGAAAGAGCCAGAGACGGCAAAGGAAATCTGCTTCATAA